A genome region from Clostridium pasteurianum includes the following:
- a CDS encoding MGDG synthase family glycosyltransferase, protein MKFLILSVSAGGGHIHAAFALKKYITKYEENSEVKVLDTIKYLNPFLDKVIIGGYLKTLKISPSLFGKLYNFTEKDDNLATLSNKLNELVAYKLIPLIEEFNPDIIVCTHPFPIEMISILKTKESLKVPMTCILTDYSPHSFWIRPQVDSYIVSNSDMVDEMVNRGVNRDSIYDFGIPVDPDFMKKFDKRKTLSQLDLSLNKKTILIMGGSLGIGKIENIYEEISKSTANIQIIIITGNNKKLYSKLLEMQETSNVETRILGYTKDVNKYMQASDLLLTKPGGLTITEALICQIPLVLFSPIPGQEEKNEDFLLKHNLAISLTSSKNYLESIENLISNPVLLENMKNNCRKFSKPSSGKDICDLLVSIINNSKSQKNNADYQS, encoded by the coding sequence ATGAAATTTTTAATTCTTTCGGTTTCAGCCGGCGGTGGACATATTCATGCTGCTTTCGCACTAAAAAAATACATAACAAAGTATGAAGAAAATTCCGAAGTTAAAGTGCTGGATACTATTAAATATCTAAATCCTTTTCTGGATAAGGTAATTATAGGTGGATATTTGAAAACTTTAAAGATTTCTCCTTCATTATTCGGCAAACTTTATAATTTTACTGAAAAAGACGATAATCTTGCTACTTTAAGCAACAAACTAAATGAACTTGTAGCATATAAACTTATACCATTAATTGAAGAATTCAATCCAGATATAATTGTATGCACACATCCCTTTCCAATAGAGATGATTTCTATATTAAAAACAAAAGAATCTTTAAAAGTACCTATGACTTGTATACTTACAGATTATTCACCCCACAGCTTTTGGATAAGACCTCAAGTTGATTCATACATAGTATCAAATTCTGATATGGTTGATGAGATGGTTAATAGAGGTGTTAATAGAGATTCTATTTATGATTTTGGAATACCAGTTGATCCGGATTTTATGAAGAAGTTTGATAAAAGAAAAACTTTAAGTCAACTTGATTTATCTTTAAATAAGAAAACAATATTAATAATGGGTGGAAGTCTTGGAATAGGAAAAATAGAAAATATTTATGAGGAAATTTCAAAATCCACTGCAAATATTCAAATTATAATAATAACAGGAAATAACAAAAAATTATACTCAAAATTACTTGAAATGCAAGAAACCTCAAATGTGGAAACAAGAATACTAGGGTATACTAAAGATGTCAATAAATATATGCAAGCATCCGATCTACTTCTTACTAAACCAGGTGGGCTTACAATTACTGAAGCCCTAATTTGCCAAATACCGCTAGTACTGTTTTCACCTATACCTGGTCAAGAGGAAAAAAATGAAGATTTCTTATTAAAGCATAATCTTGCAATAAGCTTAACAAGCAGTAAGAATTATCTCGAATCCATAGAAAATTTAATTTCTAACCCAGTTTTACTTGAAAATATGAAAAATAACTGTAGAAAATTTTCAAAACCTTCAAGTGGAAAAGATATATGTGATTTATTAGTATCAATAATTAATAATTCAAAATCACAGAAAAACAATGCAGACTACCAAAGCTAA
- a CDS encoding LysM peptidoglycan-binding domain-containing protein, whose translation MNKFSLTLIKKLYNKKTPEEIHTINTALFSIFLLESGIICDCFKSKYHHYLTYIFLFMLTIAISIILILLPIIYECILLKKSELITYIVREGDSLLTIATLCMPGCNPWRTARLIRKINNINSFIYIGEKILVPSKY comes from the coding sequence ATGAATAAATTCAGTTTAACTTTAATAAAAAAACTGTACAACAAAAAAACGCCTGAAGAAATACATACTATTAACACGGCGCTTTTTTCAATATTTTTACTTGAGAGTGGTATTATTTGTGATTGCTTCAAAAGCAAATATCATCATTACTTAACATATATATTTTTATTTATGCTAACAATAGCAATTTCAATTATCCTGATATTGCTGCCAATAATTTATGAATGCATATTATTAAAAAAATCAGAATTAATAACATACATAGTAAGAGAAGGTGATTCTTTATTAACTATAGCTACTCTTTGTATGCCAGGTTGCAATCCCTGGAGAACAGCAAGGCTAATTAGAAAAATAAACAATATAAACAGTTTTATATACATAGGTGAAAAAATACTTGTACCTTCAAAGTACTAA
- the spoIIR gene encoding stage II sporulation protein R — MKKKFLMVIVLIIFYVVFMGANYVLAYTNSNEDVIQKNIAKKVIRFHVLANSDSDSDQSLKLKVRDAVINYMRPKLENCKNINESRKILMDNNYNIKKLANGVVKQNGYSYNVNTELSEVNFPVKSYGNIVLPEGKYEAYRVLIGQAKGHNWWCVMFPPLCFTDITRGEIEEKKTDSEMRKVLTPEEYKVVYNSNKNSKIQVKFKIVEEIKKLVKKLDD; from the coding sequence ATGAAGAAAAAATTTTTAATGGTAATTGTACTTATAATTTTTTATGTAGTTTTTATGGGAGCAAATTATGTTTTAGCATACACAAATTCAAATGAGGATGTTATTCAAAAAAATATAGCTAAAAAGGTTATAAGGTTTCATGTTCTTGCAAATAGTGATTCTGATAGTGATCAAAGTTTAAAATTAAAAGTAAGAGATGCAGTTATAAATTATATGAGACCTAAGCTTGAAAATTGCAAAAATATAAATGAATCCAGAAAAATTTTAATGGACAATAATTATAATATAAAAAAGTTAGCTAATGGCGTTGTGAAACAAAATGGATATAGTTACAATGTCAATACTGAACTTTCAGAAGTTAATTTTCCAGTAAAAAGTTATGGAAATATAGTTTTACCAGAGGGGAAATATGAAGCGTATAGAGTACTTATAGGACAAGCTAAAGGGCATAATTGGTGGTGTGTGATGTTTCCGCCTTTATGTTTTACGGATATAACGAGGGGAGAAATTGAAGAGAAGAAGACTGATTCAGAAATGCGAAAGGTGCTGACACCTGAAGAATATAAGGTAGTTTACAATTCAAATAAAAATTCAAAAATTCAAGTGAAATTTAAAATTGTAGAGGAAATAAAAAAGTTAGTTAAAAAATTAGATGATTGA